The following coding sequences lie in one Bacteroidota bacterium genomic window:
- a CDS encoding T9SS type A sorting domain-containing protein: MKNKRFIFSASIFILAIMLLSAGPVKAQKSGIASVSMDTIYAVPGTLILMPVIFDGWNQPGVNAISLDMHIADTNVIGYRGLQDFCSTIPSFNSGNTNYVNNTQHIYVSWSSLTSSTAVSDTLIKIKLLYKGGTSAIEFIDENCEIADYDGISYTTTWNNGLVSTSTNIHQPKATSEKALMVFPNPADDKVFFSFQKSQNTQISVSLFNQMGELVLPKNANQPSTIVNKIALDVKPLPEGFYYYIAETGTNGNTSKMTGKIVVKH, encoded by the coding sequence ATGAAAAATAAACGATTCATTTTCAGTGCGAGCATTTTTATATTAGCAATAATGCTTTTATCAGCAGGCCCGGTTAAGGCTCAGAAATCGGGTATTGCATCCGTAAGCATGGACACAATATATGCTGTTCCCGGAACACTTATCCTGATGCCGGTGATATTTGACGGATGGAATCAGCCCGGAGTAAATGCTATTTCACTTGATATGCATATTGCGGATACGAACGTAATTGGATACAGAGGATTGCAGGATTTCTGCAGTACCATTCCAAGTTTCAACTCAGGGAATACAAATTATGTGAATAACACGCAACACATTTATGTTTCTTGGAGTTCATTGACATCTTCAACTGCTGTCAGTGATACTCTAATAAAAATAAAACTACTGTACAAAGGTGGTACATCAGCCATAGAATTTATCGATGAGAACTGTGAAATAGCCGATTACGACGGAATTAGCTATACGACGACCTGGAACAATGGCCTTGTAAGCACTTCGACGAATATTCATCAACCAAAAGCCACATCGGAAAAGGCGTTGATGGTTTTCCCAAACCCCGCAGATGATAAAGTGTTCTTTAGTTTTCAAAAATCCCAAAACACTCAGATTTCTGTTAGTTTATTTAATCAGATGGGTGAATTAGTTCTTCCAAAAAACGCAAATCAGCCATCTACCATCGTTAATAAGATAGCCTTGGACGTAAAACCATTGCCCGAAGGGTTTTACTATTATATAGCAGAAACAGGTACGAACGGGAATACTTCAAAAATGACCGGAAAAATAGTGGTGAAACATTAA